In one Nicotiana sylvestris chromosome 8, ASM39365v2, whole genome shotgun sequence genomic region, the following are encoded:
- the LOC104226893 gene encoding NDR1/HIN1-like protein 12 yields the protein MPKPVLGPERRTNPLIWCAAIICTILTVAVIITGMVVFIGYMVIRPKVPQMSVASANLDRFSYDMASVLTLRVSIIIKAENDNSRAHASFYETSYTLSFHGVKVAYLNADPFDVPANSSKYMYYPVESSSIPLTPEEGEVAELFLRRNQVVFDIRGNTRTRWRVGLLGSVKFWLHLNCQLKFPLNGTTIYPRCSTKSK from the coding sequence ATGCCAAAGCCAGTTCTAGGACCAGAACGACGCACCAATCCGTTAATTTGGTGTGCAGCCATAATCTGCACCATCTTAACCGTAGCCGTTATCATCACTGGCATGGTCGTCTTCATTGGCTACATGGTCATTCGACCAAAAGTCCCTCAAATGAGCGTAGCAAGTGCCAATTTAGATAGATTTTCCTATGACATGGCCAGTGTTCTCACTCTCAGAGTCTCAATTATTATCAAAGCTGAGAATGACAATTCAAGAGCCCATGCAAGTTTCTATGAGACGAGTTACACACTTAGCTTCCATGGTGTTAAAGTGGCTTATTTAAATGCTGACCCTTTTGATGTCCCTGCAAACAGCTCCAAGTATATGTATTATCCTGTTGAATCATCGTCGATTCCATTGACGCCGGAAGAAGGAGAGGTTGCTGAGCTTTTCTTAAGGCGGAATCAAGTGGTTTTTGATATAAGAGGGAATACAAGAACAAGGTGGAGAGTAGGGTTGCTTGGTTCTGTTAAGTTCTGGTTGCATCTTAATTGTCAGCTCAAGTTTCCGTTAAATGGAACTACAATATACCCGAGATGCAGCACGAAATCCAAATGA